Proteins from one Falco cherrug isolate bFalChe1 chromosome 7, bFalChe1.pri, whole genome shotgun sequence genomic window:
- the GNG2 gene encoding guanine nucleotide-binding protein G(I)/G(S)/G(O) subunit gamma-2 yields MASNNTASIAQARKLVEQLKMEANIDRIKVSKAAADLMAYCEAHAKEDPLLTPVPASENPFREKKFFCVIL; encoded by the exons ATGGCTAGCAACAACACTGCTAGCATAGCGCAAGCCCGCAAGCTGGTGGAGCAGCTGAAGATGGAGGCTAACATCGACAGGATAAAG GtgtcaaaagcagcagcagacctgATGGCGTACTGTGAAGCCCACGCCAAGGAGGACCCTCTATTGACCCCTGTCCCAGCCTCAGAAAATCCCTTTAGAGAGAAGAAGTTCTTCTGCGTGATCCTGTAA